A stretch of Terriglobia bacterium DNA encodes these proteins:
- the aroE gene encoding shikimate dehydrogenase, translating into MLYNKGVLHHGGLAALEKHLVKSSSPRIFVSLASPSLDVAEAYIETLGTTTPLGFELRLDYLRDHTRLESDLHKMLARLRYPQTIATCRRVDAGGRFENSVEEQMQILIAAARAGCQWVDIEIESVKALRKPRFKDLAPAKVIVSYHNFRSTPDLGAIYRRLARLPVEAVKIASHARELQDNLKVFQLLKSNRRRRPRLVALAMGNSGICSRVMAFRWGSVFTYASAGNHHAVAGGQVAIEKMRSVYHVEHLDERTQLYGVVGTHSSMSLSPAMQNIAFQAKRVNALYLPCETARLGDFLKFARSLKFTGFSITMPFKQAIMKELAWTDPLAEQIGACNTVAIRHGKWMGWNTDSAAVIEVLTKRLRLPGSRILVLGAGGAARAAAFALRAENADVYVAARRDAVARKLSRAAGAEAVPWESADSLDVDAVINATPVGMAPYSDIHPIDLARLRTRVVFDMVYYPVETRFLSEARGRGLVTITGLEMLVAQGARQFEIWTGQSAPRALMEQAVRQSLSHAASG; encoded by the coding sequence ATGCTTTATAATAAGGGAGTTCTTCACCATGGAGGGCTGGCTGCCCTGGAAAAACATTTGGTCAAATCTTCGTCTCCTCGCATCTTTGTGTCGTTGGCGTCGCCGAGTCTGGACGTGGCCGAAGCGTACATCGAGACTCTCGGCACAACTACGCCACTCGGTTTTGAGCTTCGCCTGGACTATCTCCGCGACCACACCCGGCTCGAATCAGACCTGCACAAGATGCTGGCCCGCTTGCGCTACCCCCAAACCATCGCAACCTGCCGGCGTGTGGATGCGGGTGGCCGGTTTGAGAACTCGGTTGAAGAACAGATGCAGATCCTGATCGCTGCCGCCCGTGCCGGGTGCCAGTGGGTCGATATTGAGATTGAATCCGTCAAGGCGCTTCGCAAGCCCCGGTTCAAAGATTTGGCCCCCGCAAAAGTCATTGTTTCGTACCACAATTTCCGCAGCACGCCGGACCTGGGCGCCATTTATCGCCGCCTCGCCCGGCTGCCCGTTGAAGCCGTCAAGATTGCGAGCCACGCCCGTGAACTCCAGGATAATCTGAAGGTCTTTCAACTGCTCAAATCCAATCGCCGCCGCCGTCCCCGGCTTGTTGCCCTGGCCATGGGCAACTCCGGCATCTGTTCGCGGGTGATGGCTTTCCGGTGGGGCAGCGTCTTTACCTACGCTTCGGCGGGCAATCATCATGCCGTGGCAGGCGGACAAGTGGCCATTGAAAAGATGCGCTCTGTTTACCACGTCGAGCATCTTGACGAACGCACCCAACTCTACGGCGTTGTGGGGACCCATTCCTCGATGTCCCTTTCGCCGGCGATGCAGAACATCGCCTTCCAGGCCAAGCGCGTGAACGCTCTTTACCTGCCTTGTGAAACAGCCCGGCTGGGTGACTTTCTAAAGTTTGCACGGTCGCTCAAGTTTACAGGCTTCAGCATCACGATGCCGTTCAAGCAGGCGATCATGAAAGAACTCGCCTGGACTGACCCGCTGGCCGAGCAGATTGGCGCGTGCAACACCGTGGCCATCCGGCACGGCAAGTGGATGGGCTGGAACACCGATTCCGCGGCGGTGATTGAAGTGCTCACCAAGCGGCTGAGGCTCCCCGGCAGCCGGATTCTTGTCCTCGGCGCGGGCGGAGCAGCGCGGGCCGCGGCCTTCGCGCTGCGGGCCGAGAATGCCGACGTCTATGTCGCAGCCCGAAGGGACGCCGTGGCAAGGAAGCTCTCCCGCGCTGCTGGTGCGGAAGCCGTGCCGTGGGAAAGCGCCGACAGCCTGGACGTGGACGCGGTGATCAACGCCACGCCTGTCGGCATGGCTCCCTACAGCGATATCCACCCGATTGACCTGGCGCGGCTGCGGACTCGCGTGGTTTTTGATATGGTCTACTACCCGGTCGAAACCCGCTTTCTATCTGAAGCCCGCGGCCGCGGACTGGTCACCATCACGGGGCTTGAAATGCTGGTGGCGCAGGGCGCCCGGCAGTTTGAAATCTGGACCGGGCAGTCGGCGCCGCGCGCTCTGATGGAGCAGGCGGTCCGCCAGTCGCTAAGCCACGCCGCCTCGGGCTAA
- a CDS encoding MmgE/PrpD family protein, whose protein sequence is MTLVQEMAEFVAASAFEDMTDDVREQLKIRVLDTIGCGIGALDAELARTVRAHTASFGSEGNCTLIGGGSAAADRAAFYNGTLVRYLDFNDSYLAKGETCHPSDNLAPVLAAAEFAGCGGRDFLTALAMAYQVQCRLSDVAPVRAKGFDHTTQGSYAVAAGVSRALGLNPNQTANAIAICGTAFNALRVTRTGALSHWKGLAYPNTAFGCTHAALLAMHGITGPQEVFEGNKGFMESISGRFRISWLEENLDRVQRTILKKYNAEIHSQPSIEALLELKRETGFDAADVTAIDLETFDVAYHIIGGGEEGEKMTVRTKEEADHSLPYLLAVAALDGGVMPEQYRPERIGRRDVQDLLRKVHVRENEAFSRRFPDEMPCRITVRLKDGRTLEKSKRDYEGFHTRPARWETATAKFHRLSGPFTTEALRNEIADSILRIEDAPVSNLTRLLGQVRTSPGPPEASPK, encoded by the coding sequence CGATGATGTCCGCGAGCAATTAAAAATTCGAGTCCTGGACACAATTGGCTGTGGGATCGGCGCATTGGACGCAGAACTCGCGCGGACCGTTCGAGCGCACACCGCCAGCTTTGGGAGCGAGGGGAATTGCACGCTGATAGGCGGGGGAAGCGCCGCCGCCGATCGGGCGGCATTCTACAACGGTACGCTGGTGCGCTATCTGGATTTCAATGACAGCTATCTGGCCAAAGGCGAAACCTGTCATCCCAGCGATAACCTGGCGCCCGTCCTTGCCGCGGCGGAATTCGCCGGGTGCGGTGGACGTGATTTTCTGACAGCGCTGGCTATGGCTTACCAGGTGCAGTGCCGGCTGAGTGATGTTGCCCCGGTGCGGGCGAAAGGATTTGACCACACGACGCAGGGGTCGTATGCGGTGGCGGCGGGTGTTTCCAGGGCGCTCGGTCTTAACCCGAACCAGACGGCGAATGCCATCGCAATCTGCGGCACAGCTTTCAACGCCCTGCGGGTCACCCGCACCGGAGCGCTTTCGCACTGGAAAGGGCTGGCGTATCCCAATACGGCTTTTGGGTGTACGCACGCGGCGCTGCTGGCCATGCACGGGATAACCGGCCCACAAGAAGTCTTTGAAGGCAACAAGGGATTTATGGAGTCCATCAGCGGACGCTTCCGGATTTCCTGGCTGGAGGAAAATCTGGATCGCGTCCAGCGGACCATCCTGAAAAAATACAACGCGGAGATCCATTCTCAGCCCTCGATTGAAGCCTTGCTCGAGCTGAAGCGGGAGACCGGATTCGACGCCGCCGATGTCACTGCCATCGACCTCGAAACTTTCGACGTTGCCTACCACATCATCGGTGGAGGCGAGGAAGGTGAAAAGATGACCGTTCGAACCAAGGAAGAAGCCGATCACAGCCTGCCTTACCTGCTGGCCGTCGCGGCGCTCGACGGCGGCGTAATGCCGGAGCAATACCGGCCGGAACGGATCGGGCGCCGGGATGTTCAGGACCTTCTGCGGAAAGTCCATGTACGGGAGAATGAGGCGTTCAGCAGGCGGTTTCCAGATGAGATGCCCTGTCGCATCACGGTTCGTCTGAAAGATGGCCGGACGCTTGAAAAATCGAAGCGCGATTATGAGGGTTTCCACACCCGCCCGGCACGATGGGAGACGGCGACGGCGAAGTTTCATCGCCTGAGCGGGCCGTTCACAACCGAAGCGTTGCGCAATGAAATTGCGGACAGCATCCTCAGAATTGAGGATGCACCGGTCAGCAACCTGACGCGATTGCTCGGGCAGGTTCGAACCTCCCCGGGTCCGCCAGAGGCTTCTCCGAAATAG
- a CDS encoding acetylxylan esterase: MPTRRKFIQTNILGAAMALTGRDAFAAGRPSASQAAAPGDDGKRDFWNDLPRYLTAQMNEARARRLAELRAMRTEADVRARIETVRSKVWKLIGGQFDKTPLKPKIVGTIDRSDYRIEKVIFESLPEVFVTANLYLPKNHKPPYPAIIVPLGHSDIGKSFYYYQYVCQSLARKGYAVLPYDPFGQGERQQFLDPRTGKSHFGPTGEHDQAGRPMLLFGSQFEQYRTWDGIRAVDYLLTRREIDPERIGCTGQSGGGTMTMWLAALEPRIKVAVASDGQNENLAGPNYAPPGAVDDAEQNIAGSLPEGIDRGDLFLAFAPKPQLIMYSRTDAGLTYSPTYVEGTTEIYHEALAGYKLMGADDKLKLFGSPLPHAYDFFNRREAYSWFNRWLGNQDAGTGEAEFEESPADSLHCTSTGQVLTSLGGRSIVDLNSDRLRQVAQANQSATPPEAKTAREQAQKTLKELLGLPAERTPLNPRILSSNVWMDDIAVDEFQFFSEPLVRVTGWFLRPAKGGPAFPTVVFVSEGGKNHILYETSPISRLVRQGVAVCAIDLRGLGVSTPHHPSAGPLFYQDVPLDERYAWACLSLGKPLVGQRVWDLLRCLDYLQTRREVDQGQILGLGERGAASAVLLSAVLDDRLHSVLFDRPMATLASIVESKEYSLDLSWFPFDILRHFDLPDLTALLAPRRCWLLNATNSQGEALAESEVSALYRQAVATFRQTDAADNIRFLVRPERESDEVYREWLGAAKV, encoded by the coding sequence ATGCCCACGCGAAGAAAATTTATCCAGACGAATATCCTTGGCGCGGCGATGGCGCTGACGGGGCGCGATGCTTTTGCGGCCGGGCGCCCCTCCGCATCACAAGCTGCTGCACCGGGAGATGATGGCAAGCGGGACTTTTGGAACGATCTGCCGCGTTACCTCACCGCGCAGATGAACGAGGCCCGCGCCCGGCGCCTGGCCGAACTGCGCGCCATGCGCACCGAAGCCGACGTGCGCGCGCGAATTGAAACGGTGCGCTCGAAGGTTTGGAAGCTCATCGGCGGGCAATTTGATAAGACCCCGCTGAAGCCGAAAATCGTTGGCACCATTGACCGCAGCGACTACCGAATCGAAAAGGTCATCTTCGAAAGCCTCCCGGAGGTTTTTGTCACGGCGAATCTTTACCTGCCAAAGAACCACAAGCCTCCGTATCCGGCAATCATTGTTCCGCTGGGCCATTCCGACATCGGAAAGTCTTTCTACTACTACCAGTATGTCTGCCAGTCGCTTGCCAGAAAAGGCTATGCGGTGCTGCCGTATGATCCCTTCGGGCAAGGCGAACGGCAGCAGTTTCTGGACCCTCGCACCGGCAAGAGCCATTTTGGGCCGACCGGTGAGCACGACCAGGCGGGAAGGCCCATGCTGCTATTCGGTTCGCAATTCGAGCAGTACCGCACCTGGGACGGCATCCGTGCCGTCGATTATCTCCTCACGCGGCGGGAAATTGATCCGGAGCGCATCGGTTGCACGGGGCAGTCGGGCGGCGGAACCATGACCATGTGGTTGGCGGCGCTCGAACCTCGCATCAAGGTGGCCGTGGCTTCCGACGGGCAGAATGAAAACTTGGCGGGGCCAAATTACGCGCCTCCGGGCGCGGTGGACGACGCTGAACAGAACATCGCGGGCAGCCTTCCCGAGGGCATCGACCGCGGCGACCTGTTCCTGGCGTTTGCGCCCAAGCCGCAGTTGATTATGTATTCCCGCACCGATGCCGGCCTGACTTATTCGCCCACCTACGTCGAGGGAACAACGGAGATCTACCACGAGGCCCTGGCCGGATACAAACTGATGGGCGCCGACGACAAATTAAAACTTTTCGGCTCGCCGCTGCCGCATGCCTACGACTTCTTCAATCGCCGGGAAGCCTACAGTTGGTTTAACCGCTGGCTGGGCAATCAAGATGCCGGAACCGGCGAGGCGGAGTTCGAGGAATCGCCTGCAGACAGCTTGCACTGCACCAGCACCGGGCAGGTGCTCACATCCCTGGGCGGCCGCTCCATTGTCGACCTGAACTCGGACCGCCTGCGGCAAGTTGCACAAGCGAACCAATCGGCCACGCCGCCTGAAGCGAAGACTGCGCGCGAGCAGGCGCAGAAAACTCTCAAGGAACTTCTCGGCCTTCCTGCTGAGCGAACACCGCTGAATCCCCGGATTCTTTCGTCAAACGTCTGGATGGACGACATCGCCGTCGATGAGTTTCAGTTTTTTTCCGAGCCTCTGGTGCGGGTGACGGGTTGGTTTCTGAGGCCGGCGAAGGGTGGTCCCGCGTTCCCCACGGTTGTCTTTGTTTCAGAAGGGGGGAAGAACCATATTTTGTATGAAACGTCGCCCATCAGCCGCCTGGTGCGACAGGGCGTAGCTGTTTGCGCCATTGACCTGCGCGGCCTGGGAGTCTCCACTCCGCATCATCCGAGCGCGGGGCCGCTATTCTATCAGGACGTGCCGCTCGACGAGCGTTACGCCTGGGCATGCCTCAGTCTCGGCAAGCCCCTGGTTGGCCAGCGCGTTTGGGACCTTCTCCGCTGCCTCGATTATCTTCAAACCCGGCGCGAGGTGGACCAGGGCCAAATCCTTGGCCTTGGTGAACGGGGCGCCGCAAGCGCCGTGCTGCTTTCCGCGGTGCTCGATGACCGCCTTCACTCCGTACTGTTCGACCGCCCCATGGCCACGCTTGCGTCAATCGTGGAATCGAAGGAGTACTCGCTCGACCTTTCCTGGTTTCCTTTTGATATTCTCCGGCACTTCGACCTGCCGGATCTCACGGCGCTTCTGGCCCCGCGGCGGTGCTGGCTCCTGAATGCTACAAATTCTCAAGGTGAAGCCCTTGCCGAGTCCGAGGTGTCGGCACTTTACAGGCAAGCCGTGGCGACGTTCCGGCAGACCGACGCCGCCGACAATATTCGGTTCCTGGTTCGCCCGGAGCGCGAAAGTGACGAGGTCTACCGGGAGTGGCTGGGGGCGGCCAAGGTCTGA
- a CDS encoding mechanosensitive ion channel family protein produces MRFFALLVMPWANFDFASILSHAVHAVIILVAAFIAATVLKKSIPGIRVRIIDRMKKHGRADLEMEKRAATLSGILQKAIVIVIWLLAIVMALKESGFDIGPILAGAGVLGLAVGFGAQNLVRDLVSGLFILLENQVRVNDVAIINGTGGLVEQINLRTIVLRGQDGTVHVFPNGAITTLSNMTHEYSYYLFNIGVAYKEDTDRVIQVINQLADELMKEDKYKLLILAPLEVMGVDKFGDSAVIILARFKTLPIQQWTVGREMNRRIKKKFDELGIEMPFPTRSIYWGEASKPFAIRSEQDREDLKGLVREVLAEQAAQSPAKEAEGIQAGQQEKT; encoded by the coding sequence ATGCGGTTTTTTGCGCTGCTGGTAATGCCATGGGCGAATTTTGATTTCGCCTCTATTCTCAGCCATGCCGTCCACGCCGTGATTATCCTGGTGGCCGCCTTCATTGCCGCCACGGTCCTGAAGAAATCGATTCCTGGCATCAGAGTCCGGATTATCGACCGGATGAAGAAACATGGCCGGGCCGACCTGGAGATGGAAAAGCGCGCGGCCACGCTGAGCGGCATCCTGCAAAAAGCAATTGTGATCGTGATCTGGCTTCTGGCGATTGTGATGGCGCTCAAGGAATCGGGGTTTGATATTGGACCCATTCTGGCCGGCGCCGGCGTCCTTGGACTCGCCGTTGGCTTCGGTGCGCAGAACCTTGTGCGCGACCTGGTTTCAGGCTTGTTTATCCTGCTGGAGAACCAGGTTCGGGTGAATGACGTGGCTATCATCAACGGGACGGGCGGACTGGTGGAACAGATCAACCTGCGGACCATTGTTCTTCGCGGCCAGGACGGTACCGTCCACGTTTTTCCGAACGGCGCCATCACCACCCTTTCCAACATGACGCACGAGTATTCCTACTACTTGTTCAACATCGGAGTTGCGTACAAGGAAGACACCGATCGTGTCATCCAGGTCATCAACCAATTGGCGGATGAGCTGATGAAGGAAGACAAATACAAGCTTTTAATTCTTGCGCCGCTCGAGGTCATGGGTGTCGACAAGTTTGGCGACTCGGCGGTAATCATCCTGGCCCGCTTCAAGACGCTCCCCATCCAGCAGTGGACGGTGGGGCGCGAAATGAATCGCCGCATCAAAAAGAAGTTTGACGAACTCGGCATTGAAATGCCGTTCCCGACCAGAAGCATCTATTGGGGCGAGGCCAGCAAACCTTTCGCCATCCGCTCGGAGCAGGACCGCGAAGACTTGAAAGGCCTGGTTCGTGAGGTGCTTGCGGAACAGGCGGCGCAGTCCCCCGCGAAAGAGGCTGAGGGCATCCAGGCCGGCCAACAGGAGAAAACATAG
- a CDS encoding NUDIX hydrolase, giving the protein MKREYPKQPIVGVGGVVVRGSCVLLVRRGTEPLRGEWSIPGGMLELGESLKDGVRREVEEEAGLRVRPMESIAVVDRVQKNGRRVRFHYVLIDYVCLPAGGRLSPGSDVLDARWVERKELPSYKLWPKTAAVIADAFEWVEKHERPRAGRAH; this is encoded by the coding sequence ATGAAACGTGAATATCCTAAACAGCCCATTGTGGGAGTTGGCGGCGTGGTGGTCCGCGGCAGTTGTGTGCTGCTGGTTCGGCGAGGAACCGAGCCTCTAAGGGGCGAGTGGTCGATTCCGGGTGGCATGCTTGAGCTGGGAGAAAGCCTTAAGGACGGCGTCAGGCGGGAAGTCGAGGAAGAAGCCGGTTTAAGAGTCCGCCCGATGGAATCGATTGCGGTGGTTGATCGAGTGCAGAAAAATGGCCGCCGGGTGAGGTTCCATTACGTCCTGATTGATTATGTGTGCCTACCCGCCGGAGGTCGGCTAAGCCCCGGAAGCGACGTGCTGGATGCGCGGTGGGTCGAGCGAAAGGAGCTTCCGAGCTACAAACTATGGCCCAAGACAGCCGCAGTGATCGCCGACGCCTTCGAGTGGGTTGAAAAACACGAAAGACCGCGCGCCGGCAGGGCCCATTGA
- a CDS encoding AIPR family protein codes for MLFPTKVLEFTPRDNEHIKRLNDPVDTGLFHLETWLPFSGASKLERGNANVRPASERKKPFRDMINTVENSPSTFHRKNRGIIYLCDRFEFDNKSRLLRVTIPDIDPKEYEDLENGEPKFGIADGGHTFEVIQQTVARINELREREGWTEPFVRVHFLAGQGFESGELEQLVEALNTSSQVQQFTLDEYQNKFDELKEALQNGGFDPSVVAFRENEDKEWDVRDIVQRLACFLKERWKTTQPASMYRSKGKALDLYTNEATHPEFRKLYDVASDIVTLPEYIQSEFSKDTGKGRKFGKIRAVKTLKKPWTPAGTQYTTDHEMDLAASLPIAAAFRELLELKGDRYYWKVDYKDVFKVAADELYKVLLNKVRTAKAVNSLGADTEYWTQCSNIVLRAMYEVLNRPSS; via the coding sequence ATGCTGTTTCCCACCAAGGTACTTGAGTTCACTCCCCGCGACAACGAGCACATCAAAAGGCTGAACGACCCAGTCGACACAGGTTTATTTCATCTCGAGACGTGGCTCCCGTTCTCAGGAGCATCGAAACTGGAACGTGGCAATGCCAATGTCCGGCCGGCGTCCGAGAGGAAGAAGCCCTTTCGCGATATGATAAACACTGTTGAAAACAGTCCTTCGACTTTCCACCGGAAGAATCGAGGAATCATTTACCTCTGCGACAGGTTTGAATTTGACAATAAAAGTCGGCTGCTCCGGGTGACAATTCCCGATATTGACCCGAAGGAATACGAGGACCTTGAAAATGGAGAGCCGAAGTTTGGAATTGCGGACGGTGGCCACACCTTCGAGGTGATTCAGCAAACCGTGGCGCGGATAAACGAGCTGCGCGAGCGAGAGGGATGGACTGAACCCTTCGTGCGCGTGCACTTCCTGGCGGGTCAGGGGTTCGAAAGTGGAGAGCTTGAGCAACTCGTAGAAGCACTGAATACTTCGTCCCAGGTACAGCAGTTCACCCTTGATGAGTATCAGAATAAGTTCGACGAGTTGAAGGAAGCTCTTCAGAACGGCGGTTTCGATCCGAGTGTCGTTGCCTTCCGCGAGAACGAGGACAAGGAGTGGGATGTACGTGACATTGTTCAGCGGCTAGCATGCTTCCTGAAAGAACGATGGAAGACGACTCAACCAGCGTCAATGTACCGGTCTAAGGGCAAAGCTCTCGACCTGTATACCAATGAAGCTACACATCCTGAGTTCCGCAAGCTTTATGACGTGGCCTCGGATATCGTTACGTTGCCCGAATACATCCAATCCGAATTCAGCAAAGATACGGGTAAGGGCCGGAAGTTCGGGAAAATCCGAGCCGTGAAGACACTCAAGAAGCCTTGGACCCCTGCTGGCACGCAGTACACTACTGACCATGAGATGGACCTGGCCGCATCCCTTCCAATCGCTGCAGCTTTCCGGGAGCTTCTGGAATTAAAGGGTGACCGCTACTACTGGAAAGTAGACTACAAGGATGTATTCAAGGTAGCCGCCGACGAGCTGTACAAAGTGTTGCTAAATAAAGTAAGGACTGCCAAGGCCGTGAATTCTCTCGGAGCCGATACTGAGTACTGGACCCAGTGTTCCAATATCGTCCTACGCGCCATGTATGAGGTGTTGAACAGGCCGAGCAGTTAG
- a CDS encoding GNAT family protein produces MAMEIGPITLEGSAVRLEPLSLTHHRPLCEIGLDFELWHWTTTNIRTPAEMRAYIEKALAEQAHGTSLPFATIDRASGKVIGSTRYLNIDSSNLRVEIGATWLGKNWQRTVANTEAKYLMLRHAFEKLGCIRVEFKTDSLNQRSRDAILRLGAIEEGTLRNHMLTWTGRIRHTVYFSIIDSEWPQVKTRLEGMMSRGIRTQ; encoded by the coding sequence ATGGCCATGGAAATAGGTCCGATCACTCTGGAAGGAAGCGCCGTGCGGCTGGAGCCGCTCAGCCTGACTCACCACCGCCCATTGTGCGAGATCGGGCTTGATTTTGAACTGTGGCATTGGACCACCACCAACATCAGAACGCCGGCGGAAATGCGCGCTTACATCGAGAAGGCGCTCGCCGAGCAGGCACACGGAACTTCACTGCCCTTCGCCACCATTGATCGTGCCAGCGGAAAAGTTATCGGCAGCACCCGCTACCTGAACATCGACTCTTCCAACCTTCGCGTGGAAATTGGCGCCACCTGGCTCGGCAAGAACTGGCAGAGGACCGTCGCCAACACCGAAGCCAAATACCTGATGCTTCGCCACGCCTTTGAGAAACTCGGCTGCATCCGGGTGGAATTCAAGACCGACTCATTGAACCAACGCTCACGCGACGCCATCCTGCGCCTGGGCGCAATCGAAGAAGGAACTTTGCGCAATCACATGCTGACCTGGACGGGCCGCATCCGGCACACCGTCTACTTCAGCATCATCGATTCCGAATGGCCGCAGGTGAAAACGCGGCTGGAAGGAATGATGTCACGCGGGATCAGGACCCAGTAA
- the trpE gene encoding anthranilate synthase component I, whose protein sequence is MDTITPNFSEFRRLASQGTVAPVYRTVVADLLSPVSAFLKLVPGAFKGTGSRSQSASHHSFLLESVEGGERVGRYTYFGVDPFQVITCRGDRITLLRGSERVEESGNIFEYLRRVGSKYRSVKLPGLPPFSAGAVGYLSYEAVRQLERLPARVEPDVDMDDAIFMYFRTLVAFDHVRHRLFLISNVRTEEDPGTLRQKYDHAVGEIDRLELKLARPLRLPSVRAPKGTLRVKPNMTRKRYEEMVEQGKEYIRAGDVFQVVLSQRLTVPVRVPPFEVYRALRVVNPSPYMYYLQFGNSTVLGSSPEMLVKVAGRDVEYRPIAGTRPRGKTEEEDMRLEHDLLSDEKERAEHIMLVDLGRNDIGRVSEYSSVHPERVMFVERYSHVMHLVSLIRGKLRSDADSYSALAACFPAGTLTGAPKVRAMEIIDELEPTRRGLYGGAVLYADFSGNLNSCIVIRTVMIKDAKAYLQAGAGIVADSVPALEFEESMNKARAMLRAFAMAEEGL, encoded by the coding sequence ATGGACACCATAACTCCCAATTTCTCGGAATTCCGCCGCCTGGCAAGTCAGGGCACAGTCGCGCCCGTTTACCGAACGGTTGTGGCTGACCTGCTGAGCCCCGTCTCGGCCTTCCTGAAACTCGTTCCCGGGGCATTCAAGGGCACCGGGTCGCGCAGCCAGAGCGCTTCGCATCACAGCTTCCTGCTGGAAAGCGTCGAGGGCGGCGAGCGCGTCGGCCGCTACACTTATTTTGGCGTTGATCCCTTCCAGGTGATCACCTGCCGCGGTGACCGCATCACGCTGCTTCGCGGGAGCGAGCGGGTTGAAGAATCCGGCAATATCTTTGAGTACTTGAGGCGCGTCGGCTCAAAGTACCGCTCGGTGAAGCTGCCTGGCCTGCCGCCCTTCAGCGCCGGCGCCGTGGGCTATCTTTCCTACGAAGCCGTGCGCCAGCTTGAACGTTTGCCCGCCCGCGTCGAGCCTGACGTTGACATGGACGACGCGATTTTTATGTATTTCCGCACCCTCGTCGCCTTTGACCATGTCCGCCACCGCCTCTTCCTGATCTCGAATGTCCGGACGGAAGAAGACCCCGGAACGCTTCGCCAGAAATACGATCATGCCGTCGGGGAAATCGACCGGCTGGAGCTGAAGCTGGCGCGGCCTCTGCGCCTGCCAAGCGTTCGGGCTCCCAAAGGTACGCTGCGGGTCAAACCCAACATGACGCGGAAGCGTTATGAAGAAATGGTTGAGCAAGGCAAAGAGTACATCCGTGCCGGGGACGTTTTCCAGGTGGTGCTGTCGCAGCGGCTCACGGTCCCGGTTCGCGTTCCGCCCTTTGAGGTTTATCGCGCGCTGCGAGTGGTGAACCCGTCGCCTTACATGTACTACCTGCAATTCGGCAACTCCACGGTGCTGGGATCGTCGCCGGAGATGCTGGTGAAAGTGGCGGGGCGTGACGTGGAATACCGTCCGATTGCCGGCACCCGCCCTCGCGGAAAGACCGAGGAAGAGGACATGCGCCTCGAACATGACCTGCTTTCCGACGAGAAGGAACGCGCCGAGCACATCATGCTGGTTGACCTGGGCCGCAATGACATTGGCCGCGTGTCGGAGTATTCATCGGTGCACCCGGAGCGCGTCATGTTCGTCGAGCGCTACTCCCACGTGATGCACCTGGTTTCGCTGATCAGGGGAAAGCTCCGGTCCGATGCGGACAGCTACTCGGCGCTCGCTGCCTGCTTCCCGGCGGGAACTCTGACCGGCGCCCCCAAGGTCCGCGCCATGGAAATCATCGACGAGCTCGAACCCACCCGCCGCGGCCTCTACGGCGGGGCCGTCCTCTATGCCGATTTTTCCGGCAACCTGAATTCCTGCATCGTCATCCGCACCGTGATGATCAAGGACGCCAAGGCTTACCTCCAGGCCGGCGCCGGCATCGTGGCGGATTCCGTCCCCGCCCTCGAATTTGAGGAATCCATGAACAAGGCCCGCGCCATGCTGCGCGCCTTTGCCATGGCGGAAGAAGGGTTGTAA